A single window of Ktedonobacteraceae bacterium DNA harbors:
- a CDS encoding RIO1 family regulatory kinase/ATPase, with amino-acid sequence MKQPFQDDFEEETVTFVKMKPDARERYLLRKATHVKPTKKNSYEGSSQVQRWLKEQAYDYEPEVEQQQQSSFRPAFLTGRRDAPWILSSLTPLYDQKLITDIVHEVSSGKEATVFCCVAHPDTGEEFLAAKIYRPRMFRALRNDAVYRYSRVQRDEQGQAEHGNSRRGSAATRKTERGRAAQVASWIEYEYLTQRLMYEHGADVPRPFAHAGNAILMEYIGARDQAALRLSDVELEPEEAREHFACILWNIELALIHGRIHGDLSAHNILYSEGKVTLIDFAQAVDPYHNSDVYSLLARDVERTCQYFARYGLKSDARKLAHDIWTRHMGPIPQLV; translated from the coding sequence TTGAAACAGCCTTTCCAAGATGATTTCGAGGAAGAAACCGTCACTTTTGTAAAAATGAAGCCGGATGCCCGCGAACGCTACCTTTTGCGCAAAGCGACTCACGTCAAACCAACGAAAAAAAACAGCTACGAAGGCAGTTCGCAGGTGCAACGCTGGTTAAAGGAGCAGGCCTACGACTACGAACCGGAGGTTGAGCAACAGCAGCAATCGTCGTTTCGTCCGGCGTTTCTGACCGGACGGCGGGATGCCCCCTGGATACTCTCGTCGCTCACGCCGCTGTATGACCAGAAACTCATCACGGACATCGTGCATGAAGTCAGCAGTGGTAAGGAAGCAACGGTATTCTGCTGCGTAGCTCATCCCGATACCGGCGAGGAGTTTTTGGCCGCCAAGATTTACCGCCCGCGTATGTTCCGCGCCCTGCGCAACGATGCGGTGTATCGTTATAGCCGCGTCCAGCGCGACGAGCAGGGTCAGGCCGAACATGGCAACAGTCGCCGTGGGAGTGCTGCCACCCGCAAGACCGAGCGCGGGCGAGCTGCTCAGGTCGCCTCCTGGATCGAGTACGAGTACCTGACGCAGCGTCTCATGTATGAGCATGGGGCAGACGTTCCGCGCCCATTCGCGCACGCCGGCAACGCCATTCTGATGGAATACATCGGCGCAAGAGATCAGGCGGCATTACGCCTGAGCGACGTGGAGCTTGAGCCAGAGGAAGCGCGGGAACACTTCGCCTGTATTCTATGGAATATCGAGCTGGCGTTGATACACGGGCGTATCCACGGCGATCTCTCGGCGCATAACATCCTCTACTCTGAGGGCAAAGTCACGTTGATCGACTTCGCGCAGGCGGTCGATCCCTATCACAATTCGGATGTGTATTCATTGCTTGCCCGAGATGTGGAGCGTACTTGCCAGTACTTTGCCCGTTACGGTCTGAAGTCCGACGCGCGCAAGCTCGCACACGACATATGGACGCGCCATATGGGGCCGATCCCCCAGCTCGTCTGA
- a CDS encoding S53 family peptidase — MMQKNRLFAPVVVLLLLLISACAPLGGNTAAGTPTPRPTRQAVKTGSPTQTPDDTITETCPATIFSSPTCQTPQSLRVAYGVESLIQRGYTGKGQTVVDIVSFGSPTLQQDMDVFDKQFGLPPITIKVISPINEPPYDPNGDRGGWALETELDVEIIHAIAPGAGIVVLVSPVAETEGTVGLPEFLQLEQYALDHHLGNIVSQSWGASEVTLKDSAGQQEIHKWDAFFKQATTQEGISFFSASGDNGATDYTDLQASKLSPTPTTSFPADDPWVTSVGGTALDSSGETAWHMSGGGFSSFFPEPSFQQTLPSGDQGELNHRRGVPDVAADADPNTGLAIYTAGHWDLGGGTSASTPLWAAIMAIGDQMAGHPLGYINPTLYKLAESGSYTQDFHDITSGNNSVSNSQVDVQGYNALQGWDPITGWGSPNAEKLLPALIAAMNGGTA; from the coding sequence ATGATGCAGAAAAATAGATTGTTCGCGCCTGTAGTGGTCCTGTTGCTACTCCTGATTTCAGCATGCGCGCCATTGGGAGGCAATACAGCAGCAGGTACGCCTACCCCCAGACCCACAAGGCAAGCGGTGAAAACCGGGAGTCCCACGCAGACTCCCGATGACACGATTACCGAGACATGCCCCGCGACCATTTTTAGCTCGCCAACTTGCCAGACTCCTCAGTCCTTGCGCGTTGCTTATGGAGTGGAATCGCTCATCCAGCGCGGTTATACCGGGAAGGGACAGACGGTGGTCGATATTGTTTCCTTTGGCAGTCCGACCTTGCAGCAAGATATGGATGTGTTCGATAAGCAATTTGGCCTGCCACCAATAACGATCAAGGTCATTTCGCCGATCAATGAACCGCCCTATGACCCCAACGGCGACCGCGGCGGCTGGGCGCTCGAAACCGAACTGGACGTAGAGATCATTCATGCCATCGCTCCCGGCGCCGGAATCGTTGTGCTGGTGAGTCCCGTTGCTGAAACGGAGGGCACCGTTGGCCTACCCGAATTTCTGCAACTTGAGCAATACGCCCTCGATCATCACCTGGGTAACATCGTCTCACAGAGCTGGGGCGCATCCGAGGTGACATTGAAAGACTCCGCGGGGCAACAGGAGATACACAAATGGGATGCATTCTTCAAGCAGGCTACCACCCAGGAGGGAATCAGCTTCTTCTCCGCTTCCGGCGATAATGGGGCCACCGATTATACCGACCTTCAGGCATCGAAACTCTCGCCTACTCCGACAACCAGCTTCCCAGCCGACGATCCATGGGTTACCAGCGTTGGTGGAACGGCGTTGGATAGTTCTGGAGAAACCGCCTGGCATATGAGCGGCGGCGGGTTTAGCTCATTTTTCCCGGAACCCTCATTCCAGCAGACATTGCCGTCTGGCGACCAGGGCGAACTGAACCACCGGCGCGGTGTTCCTGATGTAGCCGCCGACGCCGATCCCAACACGGGGCTGGCGATCTATACTGCCGGTCATTGGGACCTGGGCGGCGGCACCAGTGCCAGCACGCCTCTGTGGGCCGCCATCATGGCAATAGGCGATCAGATGGCGGGTCATCCGCTGGGTTACATCAATCCTACGCTCTACAAGCTGGCCGAATCCGGCAGCTACACGCAGGATTTCCACGACATTACGTCGGGCAACAATTCGGTCAGTAATAGTCAGGTGGATGTGCAGGGCTATAATGCCCTCCAGGGCTGGGACCCCATCACAGGCTGGGGCTCGCCCAACGCCGAAAAATTACTGCCCGCCCTCATTGCAGCCATGAACGGAGGAACCGCTTAG